A genomic stretch from Thermoplasmata archaeon includes:
- a CDS encoding DEAD/DEAH box helicase, whose amino-acid sequence MISDFTEIGIPEDIAKAMIDMGWSEPTPIQVSAIPMGLEGFDMFAQAQTGTGKTGAYGSIVLGTIPAQKKVPSAIVLVPTRELANQVAGELTKLSKYTGHVIIPIYGGASIEGQIKKLQQGCDVVAGTPGRVRDMVNRGILNLSEITTMVLDEADRMLDMGFIEDIEYILKAMPSKRHTLLFSATMQENVKQLAYDYMTMPKEISVSQDEVVLDNIKQYYISVGRRNKSWALCRILDIDKPKALIFCQTKKMVDVLEERLKELDYKIEAIHGDMPQFKREKVLKDFKGEGVDVLIATDVAARGLDIDDITYVINYDMPDDIDTYIHRIGRTGRAGKEGTAVSFVTSEEKHLVREFEMRTGMDIQKRDVPEAEEGTKDTIKKVVDYDQISDVFGMCKFEVNLGKKDGFKKVSLADFIIRNARLRDVAIGKIEIGDDSSIVEVHKDFGNRMTMDLTKAKFKSKRITVRVIQD is encoded by the coding sequence ATGATCTCAGATTTCACAGAAATAGGCATACCGGAAGATATCGCAAAAGCAATGATCGACATGGGATGGTCCGAGCCGACCCCCATCCAGGTCAGCGCAATTCCAATGGGTCTCGAGGGCTTCGACATGTTCGCCCAGGCACAGACCGGAACCGGAAAGACCGGAGCCTACGGATCCATCGTATTGGGTACAATACCCGCTCAGAAGAAAGTCCCCTCCGCAATCGTCCTCGTTCCTACAAGGGAGCTGGCGAACCAGGTCGCAGGAGAACTCACAAAGTTGTCGAAGTACACCGGACACGTCATAATTCCCATCTACGGAGGAGCGAGCATCGAAGGACAGATCAAGAAGCTCCAGCAGGGATGCGATGTTGTAGCTGGAACCCCTGGACGTGTAAGAGACATGGTCAACAGGGGAATCCTGAACCTCTCCGAGATCACCACCATGGTCCTGGATGAGGCCGACAGGATGCTGGACATGGGATTCATAGAGGATATCGAGTACATCCTCAAGGCCATGCCCTCCAAGAGGCACACGCTTCTGTTCTCCGCCACCATGCAGGAGAACGTCAAGCAGCTCGCATACGACTACATGACCATGCCCAAGGAGATTTCTGTCTCTCAGGACGAAGTAGTTCTGGACAACATCAAACAGTACTACATCTCCGTCGGAAGAAGGAACAAGTCTTGGGCATTGTGCAGAATCCTGGACATCGATAAGCCCAAGGCACTGATCTTCTGTCAGACCAAGAAGATGGTCGATGTCCTTGAAGAGAGGCTTAAGGAACTGGACTACAAGATCGAGGCCATCCACGGGGACATGCCCCAGTTCAAGAGGGAGAAGGTCCTGAAGGACTTCAAGGGAGAGGGCGTGGACGTCCTCATCGCCACAGATGTCGCCGCAAGAGGACTGGACATCGATGACATCACCTACGTTATCAACTACGACATGCCTGATGACATCGACACCTACATCCACCGTATCGGAAGGACCGGAAGGGCTGGTAAAGAGGGAACCGCAGTATCCTTCGTCACATCCGAGGAGAAGCACCTTGTAAGGGAATTCGAGATGCGTACCGGAATGGACATCCAGAAGAGGGACGTTCCTGAGGCAGAGGAAGGCACCAAGGACACTATCAAGAAGGTCGTGGACTACGACCAGATCTCAGATGTCTTCGGAATGTGCAAGTTCGAGGTCAACCTCGGAAAGAAGGACGGATTCAAGAAGGTCAGCCTGGCGGACTTCATCATCCGCAACGCAAGGCTCAGGGACGTCGCCATCGGAAAGATCGAGATCGGAGACGATTCCTCGATCGTTGAGGTCCACAAGGACTTCGGGAACAGGATGACCATGGACCTGACGAAGGCCAAGTTCAAGTCCAAAAGGATTACCGTCCGCGTCATCCAGGATTGA
- a CDS encoding DEAD/DEAH box helicase has product MTGFADLGINKKLLKAVEEAGWSKPTPIQQQSIPAGLEGKDLFGEAQTGTGKTGAYSLIVLGRTKSGMEKPSTVVLAPTRELADQVSKEMKNLARYTKHVITAIYGGASYRKQIDVLENGCDVVVGTPGRILDLHGKGILDLSQIKELVLDEADRMLDMGFIEDIENLISLTPKTRQTLMFSATLNDEIYAIAGKSMKEPVEISVSHDAIVTDLVKQYYIETPRNKKVDILREIMANGNPKMLVFCSTKIMVDDLYDGFSKEGMKIGAIHGDMPQLRREKTIKGFKNNRMKILVATDVAARGLDIDDIECVVNYDAPIDPETYTHRIGRAGRAGRTGVSITFISNREDRRIPAYEEFMGRKVERVTRKQIPHLRIDNPELKALHADEVVKEQPAVSHKKKIDATIRKDVIIKADMVVLSLDIGKNEGLNRTDIVSYISGSAGIKEDEIGRIGLSTKTSFIEVPSDRADDVIRAVNGTRFNGKKVRASYAPQKERCKDKLAKKN; this is encoded by the coding sequence ATGACCGGATTCGCAGACCTGGGCATCAACAAAAAACTCCTCAAGGCCGTAGAGGAGGCGGGATGGTCTAAACCGACTCCCATACAGCAGCAATCTATACCTGCAGGCCTGGAAGGAAAAGATCTGTTCGGCGAAGCACAGACTGGTACCGGGAAGACCGGAGCCTATTCTCTTATCGTCCTCGGAAGGACGAAATCCGGCATGGAAAAACCTTCAACAGTCGTTCTGGCGCCAACAAGAGAACTTGCGGACCAGGTATCGAAGGAGATGAAAAATCTCGCAAGATACACAAAGCATGTGATCACCGCAATCTATGGCGGAGCGTCATACAGAAAACAGATCGATGTCCTGGAGAACGGATGCGATGTCGTAGTCGGAACTCCTGGAAGGATTCTCGACCTCCACGGAAAAGGCATACTGGACCTCAGTCAGATAAAGGAACTGGTGCTCGACGAGGCGGACAGGATGCTGGACATGGGATTCATAGAGGATATCGAGAACTTAATATCTCTCACTCCGAAGACCAGACAGACCCTCATGTTCTCTGCCACGCTCAATGATGAGATATACGCAATCGCAGGAAAATCCATGAAGGAACCTGTGGAAATCTCCGTATCTCACGATGCGATCGTGACAGATCTGGTGAAGCAGTATTACATCGAGACTCCCAGGAACAAGAAGGTCGACATCCTCAGAGAAATAATGGCCAACGGGAATCCGAAGATGCTTGTATTCTGTTCCACGAAGATCATGGTCGATGACCTCTACGATGGTTTCAGCAAGGAAGGCATGAAGATCGGTGCCATCCATGGAGATATGCCCCAGCTGAGAAGGGAGAAGACCATCAAAGGGTTCAAGAACAATAGGATGAAAATACTCGTTGCCACCGATGTAGCCGCCAGAGGCCTTGACATCGACGATATTGAATGCGTAGTGAACTATGACGCACCCATAGATCCGGAGACATATACGCATCGCATAGGCCGTGCAGGACGTGCAGGAAGGACAGGTGTATCCATCACCTTCATCTCCAACAGGGAGGACCGCAGGATCCCTGCTTATGAGGAATTCATGGGCAGAAAGGTGGAGAGGGTCACCAGGAAACAGATCCCCCATCTGAGGATAGACAACCCTGAACTGAAGGCGCTTCATGCTGACGAAGTCGTCAAGGAACAGCCTGCAGTCTCCCACAAAAAGAAGATTGATGCGACCATCAGGAAGGATGTTATCATCAAGGCAGACATGGTCGTCCTGTCGCTTGACATCGGAAAGAACGAGGGACTGAACCGTACAGACATTGTTTCCTACATTTCAGGCTCTGCCGGTATCAAAGAGGATGAGATTGGACGCATCGGGTTGTCGACGAAAACATCATTCATCGAAGTTCCCTCGGACAGGGCTGACGACGTCATCAGAGCGGTCAACGGGACCAGATTCAACGGCAAGAAGGTAAGGGCATCCTATGCACCCCAAAAGGAGAGGTGCAAGGACAAACTAGCCAAGAAGAACTGA
- a CDS encoding ACT domain-containing protein has product MELEVIETELAICKLKNLENIDTNGEFYFLSKTDEEISLVCPASSTPTNAIEKSVGWRAFRICGTLDFSSVGILSKISGILATEGIGIFAVSTFNTDYVLVKEQHLKRAIESLSDNGYRFV; this is encoded by the coding sequence ATGGAACTAGAAGTCATAGAAACGGAACTGGCCATCTGCAAACTGAAAAACCTCGAAAACATCGATACAAATGGGGAATTCTACTTCCTGAGCAAAACGGATGAGGAGATCTCCCTTGTCTGTCCCGCTTCATCCACCCCCACTAATGCTATAGAAAAGAGCGTTGGCTGGAGGGCCTTCAGGATCTGCGGCACCTTGGATTTCTCATCGGTAGGGATCCTGTCAAAGATATCAGGAATCCTCGCAACCGAAGGCATAGGCATATTCGCAGTATCGACGTTCAATACGGATTACGTATTGGTGAAAGAACAGCATCTGAAGAGAGCGATAGAATCCCTTTCTGACAACGGATATCGCTTCGTTTGA
- a CDS encoding amino acid ABC transporter ATP-binding protein: protein MHTDEILLEVKDLHKYFGDLEVLKGISTEVRKGEVVAVVGMSGCGKSTFLRCINQLETPTSGEIIFEGINTLDGSIEVNKLRERIGMVFQSFNLFPNMTVKKNIMLAPVKLKVMSEEEASSKADDLLARVGLLDKADEYPLKLSGGQQQRVAIARALSMNPDIMLFDEPTSALDPMMVGEVLNIIKELAESGMTMIVVTHEMGFAREVADRVMLFQDGVVVEDCSPAKFFGQNNNPNVKDFLSHLI, encoded by the coding sequence ATGCATACAGATGAGATATTGCTTGAGGTCAAGGACCTCCACAAGTATTTCGGTGACCTTGAGGTACTGAAAGGGATCTCGACAGAGGTCAGAAAGGGAGAGGTAGTCGCAGTCGTTGGTATGTCCGGATGCGGTAAATCCACATTCCTCAGATGTATCAACCAGCTTGAGACACCCACATCCGGGGAGATCATCTTCGAGGGCATCAACACCCTCGACGGTTCGATAGAGGTCAACAAGCTCAGGGAGAGGATAGGTATGGTGTTCCAATCATTCAACCTCTTCCCGAACATGACTGTGAAGAAGAACATCATGCTTGCTCCTGTGAAACTGAAAGTGATGTCCGAAGAGGAAGCTTCCTCCAAAGCTGACGATCTGCTCGCAAGGGTAGGTCTCCTGGACAAGGCGGACGAATATCCCCTGAAGCTCTCTGGAGGACAGCAGCAGCGTGTTGCCATCGCACGTGCATTGTCCATGAATCCGGACATCATGCTCTTCGATGAACCCACATCAGCCCTGGATCCGATGATGGTCGGAGAGGTGCTGAACATCATCAAGGAATTGGCAGAATCCGGTATGACCATGATTGTCGTCACGCACGAGATGGGATTCGCCAGAGAGGTTGCTGACCGTGTCATGCTGTTCCAAGACGGCGTAGTGGTCGAAGACTGTTCTCCGGCGAAATTCTTCGGACAGAACAACAACCCCAATGTGAAGGACTTCCTGTCGCATCTGATCTAA